One window from the genome of Podospora pseudocomata strain CBS 415.72m chromosome 6, whole genome shotgun sequence encodes:
- a CDS encoding hypothetical protein (EggNog:ENOG503Q389; COG:S; BUSCO:EOG09264L06), which produces MSQTFGLVPAGQPVITTPTKILSDTSFIYSIPPSPNTKPFSHIVVFLLPGITLPPAHAAAIHLLTPPTDPNSGQEFDIAFLGALGHGKPSAIFKLSNDTSKGVAIGISVEPEAAVGLKMQELAEKQSKALVPTAAGTGSNGGGQTLQLAQRIINNAFNFLSSYSGRMHNGEEVVPIKAFEQWWRKFEGRVRADPAFLERDV; this is translated from the coding sequence ATGTCCCAAACCTTTGGCCTCGTCCCCGCCGGCCAACCCGTCATaaccaccccaacaaaaATTCTGTCTGACACCTCCTTCATCtactccatccccccctcccccaacacaaAGCCCTTCTCCCAcatcgtcgtcttcctcctgccAGGTataaccctcccccccgcccacGCAGCAGcaatccacctcctcactccccccaCGGACCCCAATTCCGGTCAAGAATTCGACATTGCCTTCCTCGGCGCCCTAGGCCACGGGAAACCCTCTGCAATCTTCAAACTCAGCAACGACACCTCCAAGGGGGTGGCAATAGGGATAAGCGTCGAGCCAGAGGCGGCCGTCGGGTTGAAGATGCAGGAGTTGGCCGAGAAGCAGTCCAAAGCTTTGgttccaacagcagcagggacGGGGAGTAATGGTGGGGGACAAACGTTGCAGCTGGCTCAGAGGATAATAAACAATGCGTTTAACTTTTTGAGCAGTTACTCGGGCAGGATGCACAacggggaagaggtggtgcCGATTAAGGCTTTTGAgcagtggtggaggaagtttgaggggagggtgagggctgATCCGGCTTTTCTTGAGAGGGATGTTTAG
- the YND1 gene encoding Golgi apyrase (COG:F; EggNog:ENOG503NV3I): MGGKKWRWGVILDAGSSGTRLHIYRWKDPEKALKGASKHDLASLPKLMTEKIWTKKIRPGISTFGEKVDQVGPDHLQSLIDHALEIIPKDKIRDTPIFLMATAGVRLLPAVQQSALTREVCYYLRSNTQFSLPDCDMHIQVIKGETEGLYGWIASNYLLGGFDNPDKHQHGKGHHTYGFLDMGGASAQIAFAPNATEAEKHADDLKLLRLRTLDGSPVEYKVFTTTWLGFGVNQARESYVESLEDLYPSSSTELPDPCLPKGLRTTLDGVPVKTPKPKNTTLIGTGHFDECLKKTYPLLGKDKPCSDNPCLINGQHVPAIDFDVNHFIGVSEYWHTTHGVFGGKDDKAYDFTTYQKRVKDYCSQDWTSISKGLNPKKEHAAKNAQEACFKASWLINVLHDGIGVPRIGMEDLPQVNVSKGTQGALEHAKEKGFLEPFQAVDKIDGIEVSWTLGKMVLYAAGQVPPKSGDDGYPVGFGSNVVSGKAVPDDFQFAGSSWRPLGGDNGKHHNGTVGGDDDDWDLDAEDILDRARTRGGQMGFWVFLGLVGLVMWWFRKRERRMRVYSRVRGLTRRRRSHTGKYVPGGNRSPLTKLTTKLFGGRSSSGGGYERVMEEGELDRFELGDVASSSGSGEYSDEDSSSDHSRGSKAGSQFGRSSGLATPTATSGGGLGGGYGFETVTTVGGGMSALNRSGLVVRTDSRERLNLPLSGGVGGVTGRRSRAGSPTRMKSPLGGGISPLDDR; the protein is encoded by the coding sequence ATGGGCGGCAAGAAGTGGCGATGGGGTGTTATACTCGACGCCGGATCTTCCGGAACCAGGTTACATATCTACCGATGGAAAGATCCAGAGAAGGCGCTCAAGGGCGCATCAAAACATGATCTCGCCAGTTTGCCAAAATTGATGACAGAAAAGATATGGACGAAAAAGATCAGGCCGGGAATCTCGACATttggggagaaggttgaCCAGGTCGGCCCGGATCACCTCCAGTCCCTGATTGACCATGCGCTCGAGATCATCCCCAAGGACAAGATCAGGGACACCCCGATATTCTTAATGGCGACGGCCGGTGTGCGCCTGCTTCCCGCGGTTCAACAATCAGCCTTAACGCGCGAGGTCTGCTACTACCTACGATCAAACACACAATTTTCGTTGCCAGACTGCGACATGCACATTCAAGTTATCAAGGGGGAAACAGAAGGATTGTATGGCTGGATAGCCTCAAACTACCTCCTTGGCGGCTTCGACAACCCCGATAAGCACCAGCATGGAAAAGGTCACCACACATATggcttcctcgacatgggcgGTGCCTCGGCGCAAATCGCCTTCGCCCCCAACGCCACCGAAGCAGAAAAGCACGCCGACGACCTCAAGCTCTTACGATTACGAACACTCGATGGCTCCCCTGTGGAATACAAAGTATTCACCACGACCTGGCTCGGCTTTGGCGTAAACCAAGCCCGTGAATCCTACGTCGAATCTCTCGAAGATTTGTacccatcttcctccaccgAACTCCCGGACCCTTGTTTGCCAAAAGGCCTGAGAACCACCCTCGACGGTGTCCCGGTAAAAACCCCCAAGCCgaaaaacaccaccctcatcgGCACCGGCCACTTTGACGAGTGCCTCAAGAAAACCTACCCCCTCCTCGGCAAAGACAAACCCTGCAGCGACAACCCCTGCCTCATCAACGGGCAGCACGTCCCTGCCATCGACTTTGACGTCAACCACTTCATCGGCGTCTCTGAATACTGGCACACCACCCACGGCGTGTTTGGCGGCAAAGACGACAAGGCCTACGACTTTACCACCTACCAAAAGAGGGTAAAAGACTACTGCAGCCAGGACTGGACGTCCATCTCGAAAGGGTTGAATCCAAAAAAGGAGCACGCCGCCAAGAATGCGCAGGAGGCGTGCTTCAAGGCGAGCTGGTTGATCAATGTGCTGCATGACGGGATTGGGGTGCCAAGGATAGGGATGGAGGATTTACCCCAGGTTAATGTGTCCAAGGGCACGCAGGGGGCGTTGGAACATGCGAAAGAAAAGGGGTTTTTGGAGCCGTTCCAGGCGGTAGATAAGATTGATGGGATTGAGGTTAGTTGGACgttggggaagatggtgCTTTACGCTGCTGGGCAGGTGCCGCCGAAgagtggggatgatgggtaCCCTGTGGGATTTGGGAGTAATGTTGTGAGTGGGAAGGCGGTACCGGATGATTTTCAGTTTGCGGGCTCGAGCTGGAGGCCATTGGGCGGTGATAATGGGAAGCATCATAATGGCACggtggggggggatgacGATGACTGGGATTTGGACGCGGAGGATATTTTGGATcgggcgaggacgaggggagGGCAGATGGGGTTTtgggtgtttttggggttggtggggttggtgatgtggtggtttAGGAaacgggagaggaggatgagggtttACAGCCGGGTGAGGGGCTtgacgaggcggaggaggagtcatACCGGAAAGTATGTACCTGGTGGGAATAGGAGTCCGTTGACGAAACTCACTACCAAGCTCTTTGGGGGGAGATCGTCAAGTGGGGGGGGTTAtgagagggtgatggaggaaggggagctCGATCGGTTTGAGCTGGGGGATGTTGCGTCTAGCAGCGGCAGTGGGGAGTATTCTGATGAGGACTCGAGCAGTGACCACTCCCGCGGATCGAAAGCCGGATCTCAGTTTGGGAGGAGCTCGGGCCTGGCGACGCCTACTGCTACGAGCGGGGGTGGGCTGGGTGGGGGGTATGGGTTTGAGACTGTGACGacggtgggaggggggatgtcGGCGCTGAATAGGAGCGGGTTAGTGGTGAGGACGGATAGTAGGGAGCGGTTGAACCTGCCGTTGAGtgggggtgtgggaggagtgactgggaggaggagcagggcgGGGAGTCCGACTAGGATGAAGAGTcctttggggggagggatatcACCGCTGGATGACAGGTGA
- the GEA2 gene encoding GDP/GTP exchange factor for ARF (COG:U; EggNog:ENOG503NU9D), with protein METGGGGTGSEEAVGVLEKGEEGEVSVEGGDGVVEGEGGETTEKTALLETSAVDEPRLSSSSEKASSTEETAAAGEQGRPSTSSNTEISSESFDLRPYSLPSVRELFRVLVSFLDPHDRRHPDQMRVMALRIIHVALEVAGPSIARHPALAAIAEDQLCCYLFQLVRSDNMAVLQEALIVASTLLSTCRHVLKLQQELYLSYLVACLHPAVEIPREPGIDPSLYSGIPQSPKLVKPPPSQQGSGRSTPVPVKDRQKLGLEGGARKPDARQAMVENIGVLARMPTFMVDLFVNYDCDEDRADLCEDMIGLLSRNALPDSATWSTTSVPPLCLDALLRFIQYIAERLDQTPETEGYPDPEVLREKRRRKKLIIKGANKFNENPKGGLAYLQEKGIIADAKDPVCVAKFLSGTTRVNKKQLGEFLTKRGNEAILDAFMDQFDFSGKRADEALRMMLGTFRLPGEAPLIERVVVSFSEKYFKSEPEGIADQDSVYVLSYAIIMLNTDQHNPTIKKEARMNEAAFARNLRGVNGGKDFPPEYIHDIFHAISTNEIILPSEHDNKHAFDYAWKELLLKSDSAGPLVLCDTNIYDADMFATTWNAIVSCLFFVFMSATDDTVYARVITGFDECARIATKYGNSEALDEIVYRLGYISTLSSEGGSNTTLNTEVQVGENSVMVSELAVKFGRDVRPQLATLVLFRVVTGSEPVIKKSWKHIIRIWLNLFVNSLIPPFFSTEEDKLSLPPIPLQPPSQVIDRGAKQNETGFFSAFTSYISSYAADDPPEPSDEELESTLCTVDCVNQCHMGDVFANVSSLPSHNLEALVDSLLAQIPEDNGSTVITVKAENIPPSGTNGQKPRQTTAVYDPGLVYILEFCTVLALRDETTIEVLGKRVVEVIQEILRDVPRYHPVLIERATFYLFNLLQASYEFDYVRVPILLHTVSSFPKDTLIKTSGLVLRGLKLCIEKPCPLRNEMMTSPDFWVILQTLATNPDSAEAVFEILETGVINSNPSAIMADNYEASLSLLNEYASMASVGAVAEQQNDRKVKGRKFIAKKLEKPSDNKVVERGVRALEGIYKLTSRIPGLMSQSHLESREAWSAYWLPVFQALTTQCTNPCREIRHLAFSSLQRTLLSPDLTSQEEHDEWTAIFGEVLFPLILRLLKPEVFSSDRDGMSETRVQAASLLSKVFLQYLVMLSEWEGLLGLWVRIIEIMDRLMNSGQGDSLEEAVPENLKNVLLIMASNGYLVPPSKNPEREELWNETWKRIDRFLPGLRADLALDVPEEVVPAARGEQQAVQPQGEEGKVEGAAA; from the exons atggagactgggggtggggggacggggagtgaggaggctgtgggggttttggagaagggggaggagggggaggtatcggttgaggggggtgatggggtggttgagggagaagggggtgagaCGACTGAGAAGACGGCTTTGTTGGAGACGTCGGCGGTTGATGAGCCGAGGCTTTCATCGAGTTCGGAAAAGGCGAGCAGTACTGAGGAaacggctgctgctggagaacAAGGGAGGCCGAGTACGAGTTCTAACACGGAAATCAGCTCTGAGTCGTTTGACCTACGGCCTTATTCGTTACCATCGGTCCGCGAGCTTTTCAGGGTGCTGGTTAGCTTCTTGGACCCTCATGACCGCCGCCATCCCGATCAAATGAGAGTCATGGCTCTCAGGATCATCCACGTGGCGCTTGAGGTGGCAGGGCCATCGATTGCCAGGCACCCAGCGCTTGCGGCGATTGCAGAGGATCAGCTGTGCTGCTATCTCTTCCAGCTTGTACGCTCCGATAATATGGCCGTGCTGCAGGAAGCGTTGATTGTGGCCAGCACCCTTCTTTCAACCTGCAGACATGTTCTAAAGCTTCAGCAGGAGCTGTACCTGTCTTACTTGGTCGCTTGCCTTCATCCAGCGGTGGAGATCCCTCGAGAGCCAGGCATTGACCCCAGTCTTTATTCGGGCATCCCACAGTCGCCAAAGTTGgtcaaaccaccaccatcgcagCAAGGTAGTGGCCGTTCTACGCCTGTTCCAGTCAAGGACCGCCAAAAGTTGGGGCTGGAAGGGGGCGCGCGCAAACCAGATGCCAGACAGGCCATGGTTGAGAATATTGGAGTGCTGGCTCGCATGCCTACCTTTATGGTGGATCTGTTTGTCAACTATGACTGCGATGAGGATAGGGCTGATCTGTGTGAGGACATGATCGGTCTGTTGTCAAGAAATGCGCTCCCAGACTCGGCTACTTGGAGCACGACAAGCGTGCCACCTCTCTGTTTGGATGCGCTACTTCGCTTCATCCAGTACATTGCAGAAAGACTTGACCAGACCCCTGAAACAGAGGGCTATCCCGACCCGGAAGTACTCAGAGAAAAGAGGCGAAGGAAaaagctcatcatcaagggCGCAAACAAGTTCAACGAAAATCCAAAGGGCGGCTTGGCATATCTCCAGGAAAAGGGGATCATTGCCGACGCTAAAGACCCAGTCTGTGTGGCCAAGTTCTTGTCGGGTACGACAAGAGTCAACAAGAAGCAGCTTGGCGAGTTCCTCACCAAGAGAGGCAACGAGGCTATTCTAGATGCGTTTATGGACCAGTTTGACTTCTCTGGAAAGAGAGCAGACGAGGCGCTGCGCATGATGTTGGGAACTTTCCGCCTGCCTGGCGAAGCGCCTCTGATTGAGAGGGTGGTTGTTTCATTCTCGGAAAAGTACTTCAAGTCGGAGCCTGAGGGCATCGCAGACCAGGACTCGGTCTATGTCCTCTCCTACGCGATCATCATGCTGAATACGGACCAGCATAATCCAACCATCAAGAAAGAAGCTCGCATGAACGAGGCGGCCTTTGCGAGGAACTTGCGGGGTGTCAATGGCGGGAAGGATTTCCCTCCGGAGTATATCCATGACATCTTCCACGCCATCAGCACGAACGAGATCATCCTGCCTTCTGAGCATGACAACAAGCATGCGTTTGACTATGCCTGGAAGGAGCTGCTTCTCAAGTCTGACTCGGCCGGGCCGCTGGTGTTGTGCGATACGAACATTTATGATGCCGACATGTTTGCCACGACGTGGAACGCGATTGTGTCgtgtttgttttttgttttcatgTCGGCGACGGATGATACGGTTTATGCAAGGGTGATTACCGGGTTCGATGAGTGCGCAAGGATCGCGACCAAGTACGGGAATAGCGAGGCGCTGGATGAGATTGTGTATCGGTTGGGCTATATCTCGACTCTGAGCAGTGAGGGAGGGTCGAATACGACGCTTAATACCGAGGTGCAGGTTGGGGAGAATAGTGTTATGGTGAGTGAGCTGGCGGTCAAGTTTGGGAGGGATGTGAGGCCGCAGTTGGCgacgttggtgttgtttaGGGTTGTTACTGGGAGTGAGCCGGTGATCAAGAAGAGTTGGAAGCAT ATCATTCGGATATGGCTGAACCTGTTTGTCAACTCGCTTATACCGCCGTTCTTCTCGACAGAAGAGGATAAGCTCTCGCTGCCGCCTATTCCTCTGCAGCCGCCATCTCAAGTCATTGATCGGGGTGCCAAGCAGAACGAGAcaggcttcttctcggcaTTCACCTCGTATATCTCAAGCTATGCGGCCGATGACCCGCCTGAACCTTCAGATGAGGAATTGGAGAGCACGCTCTGCACTGTCGACTGCGTCAACCAGTGTCACATGGGGGATGTGTTTGCCAATGTCTCGAGCCTACCAAGTCACAATCTTGAAGCACTGGTAGATTCTTTGCTGGCACAAATTCCAGAAGACAATGGGTCGACCGTCATCACTGTCAAGGCCGAGAATATCCCACCGTCTGGAACTAACGGACAGAAACCTCGTCAGACCACCGCCGTCTACGACCCGGGGTTGGTATACATCTTGGAGTTCTGCACAGTCCTCGCCCTTCGTGATGAGACCACCATCGAGGTTCTCGGCAAGCGGGTCGTGGAAGTTATCCAGGAGATCCTGAGAGATGTTCCTCGGTACCATCCTGTCCTCATCGAGAGAGCCACCTTCtacctcttcaacctcctccaagcaAGCTACGAGTTTGACTACGTCCGCGttcccatcctccttcaCACCGTCTCCAGCTTCCCCAAAGACACCCTCATAAAGACTTCTGGTCTCGTCCTCCGCGGCCTAAAGCTCTGCATCGAAAAGCCATGCCCTCTCCGAAATGAGATGATGACCTCACCCGACTTTTGGGTCATCCTCCAGACCCTCGCCACCAACCCAGACTCAGCAGAGGCCGTCTTTGAGATTCTGGAGACGGGTGTtatcaacagcaacccctCGGCAATCATGGCGGACAACTACGAGGCGTCTCTCTCGTTGCTCAACGAATATGCCAGCATGGCGAGCGTCGGCGCGGTAGCAGAGCAGCAAAACGACCGCAAGGTCAAGGGCCGCAAATTCATTGCCAAGAAGCTTGAGAAACCAAGCGACAACAAGGTTGTCGAAAGGGGCGTTAGGGCCCTGGAGGGAATCTACAAGCTCACATCTCGCATCCCCGGTCTCATGTCCCAGAGTCATCTAGAGAGCAGGGAGGCGTGGTCGGCGTATTGGCTTCCTGTTTTCCAGGCCCTAACAACGCAGTGCACGAACCCCTGTCGGGAGATTAGACATTTGGCGTTTTCTAGCCTGCAGAGGACGCTGCTTAGCCCAGATCTGACGTCCCAGGAGGAGCATGATGAGTGGACGGCGATTTTCGGGGAGGTGCTGTTCCCGCTTATCTTGAGGCTGTTGAAGCCGGAGGTTTTCAGCTCGGATCGGGACGGGATGAGCGAGACGAGGGTGCAGGCTGCGAGCTTGCTGAGCAAAGTTTTCTTGCAGTATTTGGTCATGCTGAGCGAGTGggaggggctgttggggttgtgggtGAGGATTATTGAGATTATGGACCGGTTGATGAATAGTGGGCAGGGGGATAGTTTG gaggaggctgttccGGAGAATTTGAAGAATGTGTTGCTTATTATGGCGAGTAATGGGTACTTGGTGCCGCCGAGCAAGAACCccgagagggaggagctgtGGAACGAGACGTGGAAGAGGATTGATAGGTTTCTGCCGGGGTTGAGGGCGGATTTGGCGCTGGATGTGCctgaggaggtggtgccgGCGGCTAGGGGGGAGCAGCAGGCGGTGCAGCCtcaaggggaggaggggaaggtggaAGGGGCGGCGGCGTGA
- the ANP1 gene encoding Mannan polymerase II complex anp1 subunit (CAZy:GT62; EggNog:ENOG503NYQU; COG:S), which translates to MLPFTSSGSKVVPRHHVSGYSNGYPRGNTFEISPHRFTPRGTTPISRRRKRLFVRLGIVAAILFLFGLITWNGGSVLSVLSLGLLSSSDDFQLETVRYYDLSNVQGTARGWEREERILLCVPLRDAESHLGMFFSHLRNFTYPHNLIDLAFLVSDSKDRTLEVLTESLEAIQNDVDDNQHFGEISIIEKDFGQIVNQDVESRHGFAAQAPRRKLMARARNWLLSAALRPYHSWVYWRDVDVETAPFTILEDLMRHNKDVIVPNVWRPLPDWLGGEQPYDLNSWQESETALALADTLDEDAVIVEGYAEYATWRPHLAYLRDPYGDPDMEMEIDGVGGVSILAKARVFRYGAHFPAFSFEKHAETEGFGKMAKKMQFSVVGLPHYTIWHLYEPSVDDIKHMEQMEKERLAKEAEEKEKAEKSKKIKEEFGDTTGQWEQDKTKLQNIALQDKKEKEAQAEKKAEAQPAAQAPAQGQQKVEGKQEGAKT; encoded by the exons ATGCTGCCCTTCACATCGTCGGGGTCCAAAGTGGTCCCCCGTCACCATGTAAGCGGGTACTCTAACGGTTATCCGCGAGGGAACACATTTGAGATTTCTCCCCACAG ATTCACACCACGAGGCACAACACCGATATCCCGAAGACGAAAACGCTTATTCGTACGGCTCGGCATCGTCGCGGccatccttttcctcttcgGCCTGATCACCTGGAACGGCGGCTCGGTCCTCTCGGTCCTCTCGCTCGGCCTGCTGTCGAGCAGCGACGACTTCCAGCTCGAGACGGTGCGATACTATGACCTGTCTAACGTCCAGGGCACCGCcagggggtgggaaagggaggagcgCATCCTGCTCTGCGTGCCCCTGCGCGACGCCGAGTCGCACCTGGGCATGTTCTTTTCACACCTGAGGAACTTTACGTACCCGCACAACCTGATCGACCTGGCGTTTTTGGTGTCGGACTCCAAGGACAGGACGCTGGAGGTGCTGACGGAGAGCTTGGAGGCGATCCAGAACGATGTGGATGACAATCAGCACTTTGGGGAGATTTCGATTATTGAGAAGGATTTTGGACAGATTGTGAATCAGGATGTGGAGAGCAGGCATGGGTTTGCGGCTCAGGCGCCGAGACGGAAGTTGATGGCAAGGGCGAGGAATTGGTTGTTGAGTGCGGCGCTGAGGCCGTATCATTCTTGGGTGTATTGGAgggatgtggatgtggagACGGCGCCGTTTACGATTTTGGAGGATTTGATGAGGCATAATAAGGATGTTATTGTTCCTA ATGTCTGGAGACCTCTTCCCGACTGGCTTGGTGGAGAGCAGCCTTATGATCTTAACTCGTGGCAGGAGTCGGAAACCGCCCTTGCTCTTGCCGACACTCTTGACGAAGACGCTGTCATTGTGGAGGGTTATGCCGAGTACGCGACATGGCGGCCTCATCTGGCATACCTGCGTGATCCTTACGGCGACCCGGatatggagatggagatcgatggtgttggtggcgtCAGCATTCTGGCCAAGGCGAGAGTTTTCCGTTATGGTGCTCACTTCCCGGCTTTCAGTTTTGAAAAGCATGCCGAGACTGAAGGTTTCGGAAAG atggccaagaagatgCAATTCTCGGTCGTGGGCTTGCCACACTACACTATCTGGCATTTGTACGAGCCTAGCGTTGACGATATCAAACACATGGAG CAAATGGAGAAAGAGAGGTTAGCGAAGGAAGccgaagaaaaggaaaaggcagagaagtccaagaagatcaaggaggagtttggtgatACCACGGGTCAGTGGGAACAAGATAAGACTAAGCTGCAGAACATCGCGTTGCAAGataagaaggagaaggaggctcaggcggagaagaaggctgaggcTCAGCCTGCTGCTCAAGCGCCAGCGCAAGGGCAACAGAAGGTTGAGGGGAAGCAGGAGGGTGCCAAGACGTGA
- a CDS encoding hypothetical protein (CAZy:CE3; COG:G; EggNog:ENOG503PC66), whose amino-acid sequence MKFNGASRRSHRHFVAIATLIFSTLALTTPGPVSNGQDGEQRVISDGPKDETQTSREKSSDKEGTISGFNPPDFELRILALGDSITYGQGSSHGNGYRKYLRDSLRQAGYKVNMVGSKQYGLMNNNQVEARDKMDQVATIHGLSKHSVKYQPNVILIHAGTFDTLMQNDLYETEYNYSMPAFGSGSSPWIGGIYQRYADMVDYLFDQVPNTTIILSTIIPTGNRIIYKNMDYVTSMAREVVADRLWVREPERPQKIGLADMWAAGIGAAEFEVMGRHDFRSDGIHPNDSGYEKMASIFLRAIIGAGESGFLSPPRDSEHVEDMAETYGDDLDTFTVEAQVPSPPIDENVMIYMAARATDMRGTGGKTPDDGIWSKAED is encoded by the exons ATGAAGTTCAACGGTGCTTCCCGACGGAGCCACAGACATTTTGTTGCCATTGCAACACTTATATTCTCGACGCTCGCCTTGACGACTCCTGGGCCTGTCTCCAATGGTCAAGATGGCGAACAGAGAGTTATCAGTGACGGACCAAAAGATGAGACCCAGACATCTCGGGAAAAAAGCAGTGACAAAGAAGGGACAATCAGTGGCTTCAACCCTCCAGACTTTGAACTTCGCATTCTGGCCCTCGGTGATTCCATCACTTATGGGCAGGGCTCAAGCCATGGCAATGG ATACCGCAAATACCTCCGAGACTCCCTCCGGCAGGCAGGCTACAAAGTTAACATGGTCGGCAGCAAGCAGTACGGCCTCatgaacaacaaccaagTCGAGGCACGCGACAAGATGGACCAAGTCGCCACCATCCACGGGTTATCCAAGCACTCGGTCAAGTACCAGCCCaacgtcatcctcatccacgcCGGCACCTTCGACACCCTCATGCAAAATGATCTTTACGAGACAGAATACAACTATTCCATGCCAGCATTCGGGTCAGGGTCATCACCCTGGATCGGCGGCATCTACCAGCGATACGCCGACATGGTAGACTATCTTTTCGATCAGGTGCCCAACACAACCATCATCTtgtccaccatcatcccgaCCGGGAATCGAATCATTTACAAAAACATGGACTATGTAACCTCCATGGCCCGAGAGGTTGTTGCCGATCGTCTTTGGGTTCGCGAGCCTGAACGGCCGCAGAAGATTGGACTCGCAGATATGTGGGCGGCCGGCATCGGAGCAGCAGAATTCGAGGTGATGGGTCGGCATGATTTCAGGTCGGATGGGATCCACCCCAACGATTCTGGATACGAGAAGATGGCGAGTATCTTCTTACGGGCGATTATCGGTGCCGGTGAAAGTGGCTTTCTTTCTCCGCCGAGAGATTCGGAGCATGTGGAAGACATGGCGGAAACTTACGGTGACGACCTTGACACCTTCACTGTCGAGGCGCAGGTCCCGTCACCACCAATTGACGAGAATGTAATGATATATATGGCAGCACGGGCAACGGATATGAGGGGCACGGGGGGCAAAACTCCAGATGATGGTATATGGAGTAAAGCAGAGGATTGA
- the MTR3 gene encoding 3'-5'-exoribonuclease (COG:J; EggNog:ENOG503NUZX), translating to MADRRRINGPPGATMAPVFEDDAGQPEIKNGKGRDRAPNVIRKTFLKTGVTPSASGSAYLEFEGSSKSGVSGLKLSCTVHGPRSLPRSSPFSPHIVLSAHVKYAPFATKQRRGYLRDPSERDLGTHLETALRGAIIADRWPKSGVDIIISIIEGDQDRETSRSQGDETWDMMNVLSGCITVASAALADAGIDCVDTVAGGVAALVQDAGEDSTPRIVVDPIPSDHEKVLGACCVAYLPTRDEVTNLWFKGDLPAADAGLYTQLVENGLQASRTANRVLVECLGEATS from the exons ATGGCTGACAGAAGACGTATCAACGGCCCTCCTGGGGCCACAATGGCGCCAGTATTTGAAGATGACGCCGGTCAACCAGAGATCAAGAACGGCAAGGGAAGAGATCGGGCACCAAATGTCATTCGCAAGACGT TTCTCAAGACAGGCGTAACTCCATCAGCTTCTGGTTCCGCCTATCTGGAGTTTGAAGGGTCCAGCAAGAGTGGTGTCTCAGGGTTGAAGCTCAGCTGCACAGTCCATGGGCCACGGTCTCTCCCAAGATCAAGCCCATTCTCACCTCACATCGTTTTGTCAGCCCATGTCAAATATGCGCCGTTTGCTACAAAGCAGAGACGGGGCTATCTACGAGACCCCAGTGAGAGAGATCTCGGCACCCATCTCGAAACAGCTCTCCGTGGGGCCATCATTGCAGATCGCTGGCCGAAGAGCGGTGTCGATATTATCATCTCGATCATCGAAGGAGACCAAGACAGAGAGACATCAAGATCTCAAGGAGATGAGACTTGGGACATGATGAACGTGTTGAGTGGGTGCATCACAGTGGCTTCAGCTGCATTGGCAGACGCTGGTATCGATTGTGTGGACACTGTTGCCGGAGGTGTTGCTGCACTCGTTCAAGATGCCGGCGAGGACTCAACGCCTAGGATTGTTGTTGACCCCATTCCGTCGGATCACGAGAAGGTATTGGGGGCTTGCTGCGTAGCCTATCTGCCCACAAGAGACGAGGTCACCAACTTGTGGTTCAAGGGTGATCTGCCAGCCGCCGATGCTGGTCTGTACACGCAGTTGGTGGAGAACGGCCTTCAAGCTTCAAGAACCGCCAACCGGGTGCTTGTTGAGTGCCTGGGTGAAGCTACGAGCTAA